From the genome of Streptomyces sp. JH34:
TCAGTCACGACACGCCCCTCCAGGTCCTCAGGCAGCTCGACGGCTACCGGGTGGACGCGGCGCACACGTGGGGCCTCGACACCCTTGCGCACGCGGTCGACCGCGCCGTGCGCACCTACGACGTGCTCGACGACCCTCTCTGGGTGACCCTGCCCGTCGGGCATCCGCTGGCGGGGCGGGACACCGTCTCCCTCGCCGATCTGCGCGAGGAGAACTGGGTGTCGGAGGCCGGCCCCCGTGGGGAGGTGCTGGTCAGCCGCGTCTACCAGTCGGCCGGTCTCACTCCGCCCGCCCGCATCCAGGTCGCCGGGGCCTCGGTGGCGCGGGGGATGCTGCGCCGCGGTGACGCCGTCGGGCTGGGTTCACCGGCCTGTCCGGCCGTGTTCGCCCCCTCGCTGGTGCGCCGTTCGCTGAGCGAACGGCCACGGCGGGCCGCCGGCCTCCTGGTCGATCCGGCCGTCGTCCCCGGAGCGCTCGCCCAGCAGCTGGCCGCGTTGCTCACGGACCGCTGCCTCAGCAGGTTCACCGAGCGGCACGGGGATCTGCTGCGCGATCCGTGGTGGGCGGACTGGCTGTGCGGGCAGCGGGCGGAGCTGGTCCGGCGCACCGAGGAGGCCGCGCAGAGTCTCCGGACCCCGCCGGCGCTGCCGGCCGAGTCGGCCCAGATCGATGTGGAGGACCTCCATCTGCTGCGGGCGGTGGCGGACCACGGCAGCATCAACCGCGCCGCGGCGGTCCTCTCGATCAGTCAGTCGGCTCTCACCCGGCGCATCCACCGCCTGGAACTCCGGCTCGGGGCACGCCTGTTGCTGCGCAGCTCACGCGGTACGGACCTGACGGCACCGACCCGGCAGTTCCTGGGCCGGCTGGCGGTCTTCGAGGCCGGACTGCACGCGGTGGGCCTCGCTGGCCAGGGGGAGGTCGTGCCGGCGGCGGAACCGGGCGGCGGCACGGAGCGCCGTGGGCTCCGCTCCCCCCTGGCCGGCGCGGGGCGTCCGGGCCGGTCCGAGCGCGGCGTGGCACGGCCGGCGGTCGCCGGCCGGGGCTGACTGCGGGGCGGCGGCGACAGAGCGGCGGGGGCGGCGCGCGGAGTCCGCGTGCCGCCCCCGCCGGTCGGTCACTTCGCGCCGAGCGCCACGTAGTCGTACATCCCGAAGGACCCGGTGACGAACACGTTGCGGGCGTCCGGGTGGCGGTAGAGGAGCGAGCGCGGGTAGAGGTAGGGGACGATCACGGCGTGGTCCATGGTCAGCCGGTCGATCCGGTGCCAGATGGCCGCGCGTTCCGCGGGGTCCCCGCTCACGGCTCCCCGGTCCAGGAGACCGTTGATCTCCGGGTCGTCGAGTTCGCCCATGTTCTGGTTGCCGCGCTCCTTGATCGCGCGCCCGTCGACGATCTGCTGGAAGAAGCCGTACCCGTCGGGGAAGTCCGCCCCCCAGCCGAACATGATGATCCCGATGCCGTGTTCGCGCAGGTACTCGGGGCTGCCGCCGTAGCGGTCGAAGTAGTCGCCGGACGGGAAGTCCAGCACCTCGGCCTCGATGCCCACCCGCGCGAGCCCCGCCGACAGCGCCTCGGCCGCCCGGTACTCCTTGAGGCGGTCCTTGCGGGCGGCGATCTTCGTGCGGAACCCGTCCGGCATCCCCGCCAGGGCCAGTTCGGCACGGGCCGCCTCCAGGTCCCCGGTGCCGTCCTCTCCGACGGGGTAGCGGTCGAAGGGCTGGTAGCCGTCGATGGTCGGCGGGAGGATCGTGGTGGCGATGTCGCCGCCGACGGGCCCTCCGTACGCCTCCTGCATGGCGGCCTTGTCCGTGGCGAACTGCACCGCGCGGCGGCAGTGCACGTTGTCGAACGGTGCGATCCGGCTGGACAGGCAGTAGATCCAGGTGAAGCCGGTCAGCGGGTTGTCCGTGTTGGCCCGCAGTCCGGGGTCGGCCAGGATGCGCTCCTGGACGGCGGGCTGGACGCCGAAGCCCGCGAGGTCGATGTGCGCCTCGCCGGAGAGCAGCATCAGGTCCACCTCGTGCGGGTCCTTGCCCAGGTGCACCTCGATGCGTTCGGCCCGCTGCCGGCGTACGGGGTCGGTCCCGGGGTCCCAGTGCGGGTTGCGCTCCAGGACGACGAGTCGCCCGCGCTCGTAGGACTCGACGCGGTAGGGCCCGGTGGCGACGGGGCCGAGCCGGTATCCGATGCCGGTGTCCCGGTCCCTGGGGACCGGTGTGGTGCTCGGCATGGTGGCCAGCAGGTCCATGCCTGCGAAGGGTTCGGCCAGTCTGAGGACGAGGGTGCGGTCGTCGGGGGTCTCGACGGTGACGGGCCCGTCCACCTCGGGCTCGCGCCACGGGCCTCCGTAGTCGGTGCCCAGCAGGTGGCGGAAGTAGGTGGGGCCGACGCCCAGAACGTCCGTGCCGTAGTTGCTCCTGGCGATCGCGTACTTGACGTCTGCGGCGACGACGGGCGTGCCGTCCTCGTAGAGCAGTCCGGGACGCAGCCGGTACGTCCAGGTCCTGCCGCCGTCCGAGCTCTCGCCGAGCGACTCCGCCAGGTCGGGTACGAGCCTCTGGCCGGCCTTGCCGGGCGCGGTGTCGAAGGTGACCAGGGTCCGGCCGATCAGGCGCAGGAAGTTCCAGGTGTAGGCGTAGTACGTGTTGCCGGGGTCGAGCGAGTCGAAGTCGTCGGTGCGCACCAGGCGGAGGGTCCCGCCCAGCTCGTCGGTCGGGGCGACCACGCCGTCGACGGCGGCGTCGAAGCCGGTGGTGCCCGACTGTTCGGTCTCCATGTCCCAGCCCTTCTCGCGGTGATTTCCGCGCCATTCTGCGGGGGCCCGGAGCTCCTGGACGGTGCGCGGGGGCACGGGCGCATAGCCGAGGGCCGGTCGGTATAGCGGGAGAGACGGGTGAGAGGGAGTGGAGAGCCGCGGCTGATGTGCTCGCGTCCCCCCACGCGCGAAGCGGACGCCCGCTTCCCCCCACGCGCGACGCGGGCGTACGCACGAGAGGCGAGCAGAACGTGTCCCGAAGAAAAAGATGGCATATACCTGTCATAACCATCGCCGCGACGGCACTCCTGGCGGGCTACCCGTCGCTGTCGGTGGCCAAGACC
Proteins encoded in this window:
- a CDS encoding LysR family transcriptional regulator, which translates into the protein MPSAIHVPSVPDRSTRLPLSRPDLRLLDAIGQCGDLAEAARRAGLRAPAAERRLERLDQATGLRLTLRDARTARLSADGTRVLVAGRRFFRQVDQAVQTEIYGRGTEALNAPRILDIATAEPLMEDLVEDAADSLGILLSVSHDTPLQVLRQLDGYRVDAAHTWGLDTLAHAVDRAVRTYDVLDDPLWVTLPVGHPLAGRDTVSLADLREENWVSEAGPRGEVLVSRVYQSAGLTPPARIQVAGASVARGMLRRGDAVGLGSPACPAVFAPSLVRRSLSERPRRAAGLLVDPAVVPGALAQQLAALLTDRCLSRFTERHGDLLRDPWWADWLCGQRAELVRRTEEAAQSLRTPPALPAESAQIDVEDLHLLRAVADHGSINRAAAVLSISQSALTRRIHRLELRLGARLLLRSSRGTDLTAPTRQFLGRLAVFEAGLHAVGLAGQGEVVPAAEPGGGTERRGLRSPLAGAGRPGRSERGVARPAVAGRG
- a CDS encoding ABC transporter substrate-binding protein, with amino-acid sequence METEQSGTTGFDAAVDGVVAPTDELGGTLRLVRTDDFDSLDPGNTYYAYTWNFLRLIGRTLVTFDTAPGKAGQRLVPDLAESLGESSDGGRTWTYRLRPGLLYEDGTPVVAADVKYAIARSNYGTDVLGVGPTYFRHLLGTDYGGPWREPEVDGPVTVETPDDRTLVLRLAEPFAGMDLLATMPSTTPVPRDRDTGIGYRLGPVATGPYRVESYERGRLVVLERNPHWDPGTDPVRRQRAERIEVHLGKDPHEVDLMLLSGEAHIDLAGFGVQPAVQERILADPGLRANTDNPLTGFTWIYCLSSRIAPFDNVHCRRAVQFATDKAAMQEAYGGPVGGDIATTILPPTIDGYQPFDRYPVGEDGTGDLEAARAELALAGMPDGFRTKIAARKDRLKEYRAAEALSAGLARVGIEAEVLDFPSGDYFDRYGGSPEYLREHGIGIIMFGWGADFPDGYGFFQQIVDGRAIKERGNQNMGELDDPEINGLLDRGAVSGDPAERAAIWHRIDRLTMDHAVIVPYLYPRSLLYRHPDARNVFVTGSFGMYDYVALGAK